Part of the Halopseudomonas maritima genome, GCAGCCCTCCGTCCAGGACCCATCAAAGCAAGAAGGTACTGGGCAGAAAGCGCCTTGTGGCGGTTTGTGCCGAAAGAGCGAACGCGCTGGCGCTCTGATCTAACACGATTTTCTGGGTGAGGGTGCTGAGGTCGGAGAAGGTGAAAAGTCAGCCGATACCAGAGAGCTGATATGGGCCTTTCTAGGCTCCCCAGCTTGGGCCCAAATGCACGGGGTTGCGGGTTGCCCGGACTGCTGAGAGCGAACAAAAAAATACCCTGACGTGTCAGGGTATAGGGCGTTACATGCTTTAAACCATAAACAGGTGGGTGGAGCGTCCCCCCTGTCATAAGCTGTGACTGGGTGTTCTGCGGTTGGTTCCGCGAGTGTGAAAAAAATTATCGATTATTTTCGCGTACCACACGCTGCTTCTCGCGATCCCAGTCGCGTTCTTTCAGGCTCTGGCGCTTGTCGAAGTCTTTCTTGCCGCGCACCAGGGCAATTTCGCATTTGACCAGGTGGCCTTTCCAGTACAGTGCCAGCGGCACGCAGGCAAAGCCCTTGGCCTGAACGCCGCCGATCAACTTGTCCAGCTCGCGGGCGTGCAACAGCAGTTTGCGGGTGCGAGTCGGGTCGGCAATCACATGGGTGCTGGCAGTCTTCAGCGGGGTGATATGGGCGCCGAGCAGAAAGGCCTCGTCATTTTTGAGCATGATGTAGCTGTCGACCAGTTGCACTTTGCCTTCGCGCAGGCTTTTCACTTCCCAGCCGGTCAGGGCGATGCCTGCTTCAAAGCGTTGCTCGATGAAATAGTCGTGTTTGGCCTTTTTGTTCAGGGCAATGGTGCCGCTGTTGGCCGCTGGTTTCTTTGGTTTGCTCATGGGCGGCGATTATACCTGTATTTGCAGGTTTATAGCGTGGAGTTTTCGTGCAGTAGGCCTACCCTTCATTAACAAGCCGACTCTTGTGGGCGTTGGTCAAAATCTGGACAATGCCTTCCTTTTTTCAGGGCTAACCGGGAACGCTCATGAGCAACGACGCTGTCTCCATTCACGGGATCTGGGCAAGTCGCTGGGTCTTCATTCTCGCCGCTACCGGCTCTGCCGTAGGCCTCGGCAATATCTGGAAGTTCCCTTATATGACCGGCGTCTATGGCGGCGGTGCCTTTGTGCTGGTGTACCTGATCTGTATCGCGCTCATAGGGTTGCCGGTGATGCTGGCAGAGACGCTGCTGGGGCGGCGGGGCCGGCAGAGCCCGGTGAATACCCTGAGCACGCTGGCGCGCTGTTCGGCGGCGTCCTCGCGTTGGTCCTGGGCGGCGATCATGGGGATGACCGGGGCGTTGCTCATTCTGTCGTTCTACAGTGTGGTAGCGGGCTGGGCGCTGGACTACATTCTGGGCATGCTGCGTGGCGAGTTCAACGGCATAGATGGTGCCGGCGCTGGCGAGCGGTTCGGCGGGCTGACCGGCGACCCAGTGCGGCTGACCATTTGGCACTCGCTATTTATGCTGCTGACCGCGTGGGTGATTGCCCGCGGCGTGGTCGCTGGCCTGGAGCGCACGCTGCGCATCCTTATGCCGTTGCTGTTTGTGCTGCTGCTGGCGCTGTTGGGCTACAGCATGACCACCGGTCACTTTATGGAAGGCGTGCGCTTTCTGTTCGATTTTGATCTGGCCAAGGTGCCAGATGGCATTCTTGCTGCCATGGGCCATGCCTTTTTTACGCTGAGCGTCGGGGTGGGGTCGATCATGGTGTTCGGCGCCTATATGCCGCGCAAAGCGTCGATTGGCTCGACCGTGCTGACAGTCGGCCTGCTGGATACGGTGGTGGCGCTGACGGCAGGTATGGCGCTGTTTCCGGTAGTTTTCGCCGCCGGGCTGCAGCCAAACGAGGGGCCGGGTCTGATGTTTGTGACGCTGCCGATTGCCTTTGGCAATATCGCCGGGGGCAACGTGTTCGGTGTGGTGTTCTTCCTGCTGGTGACTGTTGCCGCCTGGAGTTCTGCGATCTCGATGCTGGAGCCTGCGGTGGCGTTTTTTGTCGAGCGCACCGGTCGCAGTCGTGGTCAGGTAACCTCCGTTATTGCACTGTTGTGCTGGGTAGTTGGTCTGGGGACGGTGCTGTCGTTCAACCTGCTGGCAGATGCACGTTTCTTCGTGACCGATGCTGATGGCTGGCACCTGTTCCGCTGGACCAGCGAGGGCGGTATGACCTTCTTTGAGTCTATCGATTACCTCACCAGTCGCATCATGCTGCCACTGGGTGGACTGCTGTTTGTGTTGTTCGCCGGCTGGGTGCTGGACCGTGATGTGTTCCGCGATGAGCTGGCGCTGCGGCATCAGCGCCTGTTCTCGCTGGTCTATTCGCTGTTACGCTATGTTGCCCCCGCAGGCATTTTGATCATTCTTGTAACCGAATTGACCAAGTGATAACCGTATGACGCATATTCAGCGCTCGGCTCTGCTGCCTTACCCGGCGAGTCATCTGTATGAGCTGGTAAACCGGGTAGAGCATTACCCCGAGTTTTTGCCCTGGTGTTCCGGGGCCGTCATTCTCAGTGAGTCCGAGCATGAGATGTGCGCACGGCTGGAAATTGCCAAGGCCGGGGTTAGCCAGTCTTTCACCACGCGCAACGAACTGGTGCCGGGCGAACGAATCGCGTTGCAGCTGGTGGATGGGCCCTTCAGCGACTTTCGCGGTGTCTGGGAATTCAAGGCGCTCAGTGACTCGGCCTGCAAGATTACCCTTGATCTGCACTTCGAGTACGCTGGTGCCCTGATCAAGGCAACCCTTGGGCCACTGTTCAATCAGGCTGCCAATGCCATGGTGGATGCCTTCTGTCAGCGTGCCAAGGAGACCTGGCGTGGCTGACAAGAGTGTGGTGGTGGAGGTGGCCTATGCGCTGCCGCACAAGCAGAAGATTCTGTCGCTGACGGTGCCTGCTGGTACGTCCATGCGCGCTGCGGTGCGCCAGTCTGGTATTGAGCAGCACTTCCCCGAGCTGGATCCGAACAGCTGTCCGCTGGGCATCTTTGGCAAGGCTGTGCCCAAGCCTGATGAGCGTGTGCTGGAGGCGGGGGAGCGCGTAGAGATCTATCGCCCGCTGATTGCTGACCCAAAAGAGGTGCGCAAGCAGCGCGCTGCAAAGGCCAAGGCGGCCAAAGGCGAAGACTAGCGAGGCGGTTTGAGCGGGCAGCGCCGGTCTCCGGCACTGCCGCAAAGGCTGCGTTACTCGCCGGTGCCCAGCGGTGCGCCTAGATCAACCGGGTAGCTCTCGACGCCGCTACCGCTCATGATCTGTTCGTCGGTGCTTTGGCCGGGCATAAAGTCGCCAGCCAAGCCAACCAGACGGTTGTCTTCAAACGTCAGGCTGATGCGCTCTTGCACCCGATCGTTGTGGCCGGATTCCAAGCTGTAGAGGTAGTCCCAGCGGTTAGGATGAAAGGTATCCTGAATCAGCGGGGTGCCCATGATGTAGCGCACCTGGCGAGTGGTCATGCCGGGGCGCAGCTGATCAACCATTTCCTGGGTGACGACGTTGCCTTGCTGGATATCGATCTTGTATATGCCGGGAATAATGCCGCAGCCGGAGAGCAAGGTAATAGATGCACTGCATAACAGTATGCAAAGGTTTCGATTAAAGCTTTTTCGCGTCACGTGCTAACATCCGCTATCGTGGAATGGCTGAAAAGCCTCGATCATACCCGACTCATACCGCCCTGCGAAGCGCTGAACGAGAATACTACCCATGGTTGAAAATCAAGAACTCCGCAAAGCCGGCCTGAAGGTCACCCTGCCGCGGGTGAAAATCCTGCAGATGCTGGACGGCTCGAATGAGCGCCACATGAGCGCCGAGGACGTTTATAAGGCATTGATGGAGGCGGGCGAAGATGTTGGCCTGGCAACCGTCTATCGCGTATTGACTCAGTTTGAAGCCGCAGGCCTGGTTGTGCGGCACAACTTCGACGGCGGACATGCTGTCTTTGAGCTGGCTGACGGCGGGCATCACGACCACATGGTCTGTGTGGACACGGGCGAGGTGGTTGAATTTTTCGATGCGGAAATCGAGCGTCGTCAGCGCGAGATCGTTAAAGAGCACGGTTTCGAACTGGTCGAGCACAATCTTGTGCTGTACGTCCGCAAGCCGCAGAAGTAGTTGTTGCGGCGAGAAAAAAGCCGGGCTTTGCGCCCGGCTTTTTTGTTTTTCTGGCTCAGTCTGCGGTGGTGCTGAGCAGCTTGCGCGCGTGGGCCAGCGATTCGTCAGTCAGGTCAATGCCACCCAGCATGCGTGCGACTTCCTGAATGCGGGCCTCAGTGTCCAACTGGTCTATGCAGGTACGGGTGCTGCTGCGAGTCTGTTGTTTGCGTACGAACAGGTGCTGATGGCCTTGCGCTGCGACCTGTGGCAGGTGGGTAACCGTCAGCACCTGTCCGCGGGCGCCGAGCTGGCGCAGTAGTTGGCCGACGATCTCGGCGGTTGGCCCGCCGATGCCCACATCCACCTCATCAAATACCAGCGTGGGCACGCGGGATGTTTGCGCCGTTATCACCTGGATGCCGAGGCTGATACGTGACAGTTCGCCGCCGGAGGCGACCTTGGCCAGCGACTTGGCGGGTTGGCCCGGGTTGGCGCTGACCAAAAATTCAACATTCTCCAGGCCGGTGACCGGGTAGCTGTCAGCGTCCAGAGGGGTTAGTTGCAACTCAATGCGTCCGCCCGGCATGCCAAGGCGCTGAATCTCCTGGGTCACTGCCTTGGCCAGTTTGCTGGCGCCTTTGTTGCGCTGGGCCGAGAGCTTTTCGCTGAGCTGGCGATAGTGGGCTTGATAGGCGGTCAGTTCTTCCTGCAGGCGCTCGGCGTCGGCGGCCTGTTGCTGCTGGCCTTCGAGTTCGTCAATCAGTTGCTGCTGCAAAACCGGCAGTTCGGCCGGCTGAATGCGGTGCTTGCGGGCCAGCTCAAAGATCGCGCTCAGGCGCTCTTCTACATATTGCTGGCGCTCCGGGTCGGCCTCGAAGTGATCCAGATAGCGGGTCAGTTCGCCCACGGCCTCTTCAATCTGAATCTGGGCGCTGGCAATCAGGTCGCTGGCTTCGCCCAGTTGGCTGCTGTGATTCTTGAAGCCGTCAAGGCGCTGCAGGCTGGCGGTCAGGGCTTCGAGCACGCTGCCGGCATCGTTCTCGCTGCAGATGTTGATGACCTGTTGGCAGGAGTGCAGGATCTGGTCGGCGCTGGCCAGCTGGCGCTGCTCGTTTTCCAGTTCATCCAGTTCGCCATCCTGCAGGCTGAGGTTGTCCAGTTCGTCCAACTGGTAGGTCAGCAGTTGCTGGCGTGCGCTTTGCTCTTCGCTCTGGCGGCTGGCCTGCAACAGGGCTTTCTCGGTCTGGCGGCAGCGCTGTGCGGCGAGCTGAACTTGGCGCGCCAGTTCGCCGGCGCCGGCGTATTCGTCGAGCAGGCGGCGGTGGGTCTCTGTTTTCAGCAGCGACTGGTGTTCATGCTGGCTGTGAATGTCGATCAGCATTTCGCCCAGGGCGCGCAGATCCTGCTGGGGGCAGGGCGAGCCGTTGATGTAGCCGCGTGAGCGGCCCTCTGCGGTGATGACGCGACGCAGGATGACTTGCTCGTCGTCCTGCGTCAGGTCGCGTTCGTCCAGCCACTGACGGGCCTCCGGGATGTCGCTGATATCGAAGGTGGCAAGAATGTCCGCCTTGTCGCTGCCCGGACGCACGGCACCGCTGTCGGCGCGGTCGCCGAGGGTTAGGGCCAGGGCGTCGAGCATGATCGACTTGCCGGCGCCGGTTTCCCCGGTGATCACGCTCATGCCGCCGCCCAGATCCAGCTCCAGGTTGTCGACGATGGCGTAGTTGTTGACCGCGAGATGGACCAGCATGGCGCGTGCTCCTGTTGATTGTTCTGGTTGTTTATACAGTAGTTTTCCCGGTGTCTACAAGTCCTCTCAATCTGTCTTTTGATCTCCCCTTGAAGGTTGTGGGAATGGCCCCATATAGGTTGCCAGGCAATGCCAGCGACGCTGGCGGATCATCATTGACAGGCTGTGAGCCCAGTGCCGCAGCGCCATAACCCTATGACAGGAGAAAGACATGGCAGAGGAACAGAGACCGGATCTGCAGGATCAGGACGCGGCTACCGAGGCAGCCGTTGAAACGCCTGAGGGCGATCTTGCGGCGCGCGTGGCGAGTCTTGAAGAACAGCTTGCTGCCGCTCAGGATCAGGCTCTGCGGGCCGTCGCCGATGTGCAGAACGCCCGCCGCCGTGCCGAGCAGGACGTAGAAAAGGCGCACAAGTTTGCGCTTGAGCGCTTTGCCAATGACCTGCTGCCGATCGTCGACAGTCTGGAGCGTGGCCTGGAGCTGTCCAGTGCCGACGATGAAGCTATCAAGCCGATGCGCGAAGGTATCGAACTGACCCTGAAGATGTTCGCCGACACCCTGGCCCGCTTCCAGGTGGTGCCGGTCGTGCCCGAGGGTGAGCCCTTCAACCCGGAGCTGCATCAGGCCATGGCGATGGAAGAGAGCGCCGCCGTTGAAGCCAATACCGTGCTCAAGGTGTTCCAGAAGGGTTACACCCTGAGTGGTCGCCTGCTGCGCCCGGCCATGGTTGTGGTGAGCAAGGCTCCGGCCGCCGGCACTCAGTCGATTGACGAGCAGGCTTGAAATTGATTTTGCAGACCCCATCAAGGGTTCATGCACAGATAAACAGCGCCGCTGACTGAACGCGGCAGCCAGATTCGGAGAGAAGCATATGGGCAAGATTATCGGTATCGACCTGGGGACCACCAACTCCTGTGTCGCCATTTTGGAAAACGGTTCCGCCAAGGTTATCGAGAACGCCGAGGGTGCGCGCACCACGCCGTCCATCGTCGCCTACACCAACGACGGCGAAACCCTGGTTGGTCAGTCTGCCAAGCGTCAGGCGGTCACCAACCCGCAGAACACCCTGTACGCGGTCAAGCGTCTGATCGGTCGTCGGTTTGAAGAAGACGTCGTACAGAAAGACATCAAGCTGGTGCCGTACAAGATCGTCAAAGCCGACAATGGTGATGCCTGGGTTCAGGTAAACGACGAGAAGATGGCGCCGCCGCAGGTATCGGCCGAAGTGCTGAAGAAAATGAAGAAGACCGCCGAAGACTACCTCGGCGAGCCGGTCACCGAAGCGGTTATCACCGTGCCGGCCTACTTCAACGACAGCCAGCGTCAGGCCACCAAGGACGCCGGCCGCATCGCCGGTCTGGAAGTCAAGCGCATCATCAACGAGCCGACCGCAGCCGCTCTGGCCTACGGTATGGACAAGGCGCGTGGCGACTCCACCGTGGTCGTCTACGACCTGGGTGGCGGCACCTTCGACGTGTCCGTGATCGAAATTGCCGAAGTAGACGGTGAGCACCAGTTTGAAGTGCTGGCCACCAACGGTGACACCTTCCTGGGTGGTGAAGATTTCGACATGCGTCTGATCGACTACCTGGCAGACGAATTCAAGAAAGAGAACGGCGTTGATCTGCACAACGATCCGCTGGCGCTGCAGCGTCTGAAAGAAGCCGCTGAAAAGGCCAAGATCGAGCTGTCTTCCAGCCAGCAGACTGACGTTAACCTGCCGTACATCACTGCAGATGCGTCCGGTCCGAAGCACCTGAACGTCAAGGTGACTCGCGCCAAGCTGGAGTCGCTGGTTGAAGACCTGATCAAGCGCAGCATCGAGCCTTGCCGCATCGCTATGCAGGATGCTGGTCTGGACGTGTCCGAGATCAACGAAGTGATTCTGGTTGGTGGTCAGACCCGTATGCCGCTGGTGCAGAAGACCGTTGCCGAGTTCTTCAACAAAGAGCCGCGCAAAGACGTCAACCCGGACGAGGCGGTTGCCATTGGTGCTTCCATCCAGGGTGCGGTGCTGGCGGGTGACGTGAAAGACGTACTGCTGCTGGACGTGACCCCGCTGTCGCTGGGTATCGAAACCATGGGCGGCGTGATGACTGCGCTGATCGAGAAGAACACCACTATCCCGACCAAAAAGTCGCAGGTGTTCTCCACTGCTGACGACAACCAGACTGCCGTGACTATTCACGTGCTGCAGGGTGAGCGTAAGCAGGCGTCGCAGAACAAGTCGTTGGGCCGCTTTGACCTGGCCGACATTCCGCCGGCGCAGCGTGGCGTGCCGCAGATCGAAGTCAGCTTTGACATCGACGCCAACGGTATTCTGAACGTGTCTGCCAAAGACAAGGCGACTGGCAAAGAGCAGTCCATCGTGATCAAGGCGTCTTCCGGTCTGTCGGATGACGAAATCGACAAGATGGTGCGTGATGCCGAGGCCAATGCCGAGGAAGATCGCAAGTTCGAAGAGCTGGTGACCGTGCGCAACCAGGCCGATCAGCTGGTCCATGCCACGCGCAAGACGCTGAGCGAGGCGGGCGACAAGGCGACTGACGAAGAGAAGGCTGCCATTGAAACCGCGCTGAGCGATCTGGAAGCAGCGATCAAGACCGGTGAGAAGGAAGAGATCGAAGCCAAGATCAACGCGCTGTCTGAAGCGTCCGGCCCGCTGGTTCAGAAAATGTACGCCGAGCAGGCTCAGGCCGGTCAGGCTGAAGGTGCAGCGGCAGGCGCGGAGTCTGGTAACGACGCCGACGACGTGGTCGATGCCGAGTTCGAAGAGGTCAAGGACAACAAGTAAGTCCTTGATGAACCGGGCCGGGCGGTGCGTTGAACGTGCTGCCTGACCACTCTGCCAGGCAACGCGGGAGCTTCTCCCGCGTTGCCGTTTGTGCCGAGTGTCTCTCTGAGGGAAATCGAACACATGTCCAAGCGTGATTATTATGAAGTGCTGGGGGTCGAGAAGGGCGCCAGCGAGGCCGAGCTGAAAAAGGCCTATCGCCGTCTGGCGATGAAGTACCACCCTGACCGTAACCCGGATGACGAAAAGGCCGAAGAGAAGTTCAAGGAGGCCACCGAGGCCTACGAGATTCTGACTGACGCCAACAAGCGCGCCGCCTATGACCAGTACGGTCACGCCGGTGTGGACCCGAACATGGGTGCTGGTGGTGGTGGTTTCGGGGGCGGTAACTTCTCCGACATCTTCGGCGATGTCTTTGGTGACATCTTTGGTGGTGGCGGCCGGGGCGGCCGTTCCAGCGTGCAGCGCGGCAGTGACCTGCGTTACACCCTGGAGCTGGACCTGGAAGAGGCGGTACGTGGCACCTCGGTGACCATCCGTGTGCCGACTCTGGTTGGCTGTGAAACCTGCGATGGCAGCGGTGCCAAGAAAGGCACTACGCCGGTGACCTGTACCACCTGTGGCGGGCATGGCCAGGTGCGTATGCAGCAGGGCTTTTTCTCGGTGCAGCAGACCTGTCCGCGTTGTCATGGTACCGGCAAGATGATTACCGATCCGTGCAAGGACTGTCACGGCGAAGGTCGCGTAGAGAAGCAGAAGAATCTGTCGGTCAAGGTACCTGCCGGTGTTGATACCGGTGACCGCATTCGTCTGGCCGGTGAGGGTGAGGCGGGTGTCAACGGTGGTCCGGCGGGCGACCTGTATGTTGTCGTCTCGGTGCGCGAGCACAAGATCTTCCAGCGCGATGGCAAAAACCTTTACTGCGAAGTGCCGATCAGCTTTGTTGATGCCGCACTGGGTGGTGAGCTGGAAGTGCCGACGCTGGATGGCCGCGTCAAGCTGAAGATTCCGGAAGGGGCGCAGACTGGCAAGCTGTTCCGTCTGCGTGGCAAGGGCGTGACGCCGGTGCGTGGTGGTTCGCCTGGCGATCTGCTGTGCCGCGTTGTGGTCGAGACGCCGGTCAATCTGACCAAGCGTCAGCGCGAGCTGCTGGAAGAGCTGCGCCAGACCCTTGAGGAAGAGGGCTCCAGTCAGTCGCCGCGCGCCAAGAGCTGGTTTGATGGCGTGAAAAACTTCTTTGAAGACATGAAATTCTGAGTCAGGAGCGCAACATGAGACGTATTGCGGTAATTGGCGCAGCCGGGCGCATGGGCAAGATCCTGATCGAGGCGATTGGCCAGGTTGAAGGTGCTGCCCTGACCGCAGCCATTGAGCGCCCTGATAGTTCTCTGGTTGGTGCCGACGCGGGTGAGCTGGCGGGCGTTGGTCGCCTTGGCGTGGCGATTAGCGGTGATCTGGAGCAGGTGGTTGGCGACTTTGATGTGCTGATCGACTTTACCCATCCGACCACCACGCTGGTCAATCTGCAGGTCTGCCGTGCGGCGGGCAAGTCGATGGTGATTGGTACAACAGGCTTCTCTGAAGCAGAGAAGACGCTGCTGGCCGAGGCGGCCAAGGATATTTCCATTGTTTTTGCGCCCAACTTCAGTGTCGGGGTGAATCTCTGCCTCAAGCTGCTGGATATGGCGGCCCGCGTGATGGGTGATGATGCTGATATCGAGGTGATCGAAGCACACCATCGCCACAAGGTTGATGCGCCCTCCGGCACGGCCTTGCGTATGGGTGAGGTGGTTGCTGATGCGCTGGGCCGTGACCTGTCAAAGGTGGCCGTATATGGCCGTGAGGGGCAAACCGGCGCGCGTGATCCGCAGACCATTGGTTTTGCTACCGTGCGTGCTGGTGATGTGGTGGGCGATCACACGGTGCTCTTTGCGACCGAGGGCGAGCGTGTGGAGATTACCCATAAGGCCTCCAGTCGCATGACCTTTGCCAAGGGCGCGGTGCGCTCTGCTATGTGGCTGACGGATCGTGATCGAGGGCTGTTTGATATGCAGGATGTGCTGGGCCTGAAAGACTGAGGCATTGCTGCATGAAAAAAGGCACCGCAACGATCGTTGCGGTGCCTTTTTTGTGTGCGCAGGTTTTACTGGGTGCCGGCGCTGGCTTCGGTCAGGTTGGCCTTCTCGCGGGCCAGGTCGTCGAGGGCCTGGGTGTTTTTGCTCAGGTAGAACGCTGCAATGGTGGGAACCCAGTCGGCGTGATGGTTGATGAGTCGTGGCTGGATAAAGCTGTACTGCTTGTCCAGTTGGTCGAAGGTTGCCTTGTGCTCGGGCAGTAGCGACTTGAGTTCGCCTGAGCCGGTATTGATGCGGGCATCCAGCTCATCGAAAAGGCCTTCCTTGTTCGGTAAAAAGTAGACGCCGACGGAGCTGAACATGTTGTTTTGATAGAGCAGCAGGATGCGGTTGGTGTCGATGCTTTGGCGATGCAGTGCCTGCAGGTCCGCCGGCGCGTCGACTGTTTCGGCGTTATAGAGCTCTGCTGCGGCGTTTTCCAGCTTGCCGTGGGCCATCATGATGCGGTTGACCGTTGCCAGGCTGTAGTGGGCCTGGTCGTCGGGCATGGCTTCCAGTTCGCGGATCAGCGCTACAAAGTCGTTGTACAGCGGGCGCAGCGTTCTCTGGTCATCCATCTGCCGCAGCAGAGCGTCCATGCGGCGCAGGGCGCTGTTGTAGCTTTCCCGGTTGCCCGGCTCGCGCACGCGCTCGAAGAGGTTGTTGTCGATCAGCAGGTAGGTGCCTGCTTCAAAGCTCTCGCTGCGAAATTCGTGCAGTGCCTGCAGGCGCAGCGGGTCGGCGTGAGTGAGCGAGGCGATGAGCAGCAACGGCAGCACAAGGATGTGTTTCAAGTGCATTTGCATGTTAGGTGTCCCCAGGTCCTGTGTTGTTCTTGTTGTGTTTTCCAGGCGTCTGAAGCGCTCTGGTAACGGTCTTTGCCGTTTGTTCTGGGCTCCTGCCCGGTGGTCAACAACCCGTGTTTTAACACAGACGGCGGGGATAATGAAGATGCGCGGCGGGTGCGGCGACGGCCTGCAGGGCTCGTCTGCGGTGTGGATATTTCGGCCTCAAGCCGTTAAACTATTGCGCTAATCTGTCTATTCAGCGCGTATCTGACAATGCCTATTGCGAGCGGGATGTTGTGTTTACCACTTCATTCCCGCTTTTGTGCAGCCCGCGTTTGGTGAAACGTGTCAGTTCTTTCGGAGGTTTTCTTGTCCAAGCCAGCCATTCTCGCACTCGCCGACGGCAGTATTTTCCGTGGTGAGTCCATCGGCGCCGACGGTTCCAGCGTTGGCGAGGTCGTCTTCAATACGGCCATGACCGGTTACCAGGAGATCCTCACCGATCCTTCCTATGCGCGTCAAATCGTCACTCTTACCTACCCGCACATCGGCAACACCGGCGTTACGCCTGAGGACGTTGAGTCCGATAAGGTGCAGGCTGCCGGTCTGGTGATTCGCGACCTGCCTTTGCTGGCCAGCAACTGGCGCTGCAAGCAGACCCTTGATGATTACCTGCGTGAAAACGGCATTGTTGCCATCGCGGGTATCGATACGCGCCGCCTGACGCGCATTCTTCGCGAGAAAGGCTCCCAGAACGGCTGTCTGCTGGCAGGTGATGACATTTCCGAAGACAAGGCGCTGGAGCTGGCGCGCGGCTTCCCGGGCCTGAAAGGCATGGACCTGGCCAAGGAAGTGTCGGTCAAGCAGAGCTATGAGTGGCGCTCCAGTGTCTGGAACCTGGAAACCGACAGCCACCCTGAGCTGGCCGATGCCGAGCTGCCGCACCACGTTGTCGCTTTCGACTACGGCGTTAAGCACAACATTCTGCGCATGCTGGTCGCACGTGGCTGCCGCCTGACGGTGGTGCCGGCGCAGACGCCTGCTTCCGAGGTGCTGGCCCTGAACCCGGACGGCGTATTCCTGTCCAACGGCCCGGGCGACCCGGAGCCCTGCGACTACGCGATTGCCGCGATCAAGGAGATTCTGGAAACCGATATTCCGGTCTTCGGGATCTGTCTGGGCCACCAACTGCTGGCGCTGGCCTCCGGTGCCAAGACCGTGAAAATGGGTCACGGCCATCATGGTGCCAACCACCC contains:
- the dnaJ gene encoding molecular chaperone DnaJ; the encoded protein is MSKRDYYEVLGVEKGASEAELKKAYRRLAMKYHPDRNPDDEKAEEKFKEATEAYEILTDANKRAAYDQYGHAGVDPNMGAGGGGFGGGNFSDIFGDVFGDIFGGGGRGGRSSVQRGSDLRYTLELDLEEAVRGTSVTIRVPTLVGCETCDGSGAKKGTTPVTCTTCGGHGQVRMQQGFFSVQQTCPRCHGTGKMITDPCKDCHGEGRVEKQKNLSVKVPAGVDTGDRIRLAGEGEAGVNGGPAGDLYVVVSVREHKIFQRDGKNLYCEVPISFVDAALGGELEVPTLDGRVKLKIPEGAQTGKLFRLRGKGVTPVRGGSPGDLLCRVVVETPVNLTKRQRELLEELRQTLEEEGSSQSPRAKSWFDGVKNFFEDMKF
- the dapB gene encoding 4-hydroxy-tetrahydrodipicolinate reductase, with the protein product MRRIAVIGAAGRMGKILIEAIGQVEGAALTAAIERPDSSLVGADAGELAGVGRLGVAISGDLEQVVGDFDVLIDFTHPTTTLVNLQVCRAAGKSMVIGTTGFSEAEKTLLAEAAKDISIVFAPNFSVGVNLCLKLLDMAARVMGDDADIEVIEAHHRHKVDAPSGTALRMGEVVADALGRDLSKVAVYGREGQTGARDPQTIGFATVRAGDVVGDHTVLFATEGERVEITHKASSRMTFAKGAVRSAMWLTDRDRGLFDMQDVLGLKD
- the carA gene encoding glutamine-hydrolyzing carbamoyl-phosphate synthase small subunit — translated: MSKPAILALADGSIFRGESIGADGSSVGEVVFNTAMTGYQEILTDPSYARQIVTLTYPHIGNTGVTPEDVESDKVQAAGLVIRDLPLLASNWRCKQTLDDYLRENGIVAIAGIDTRRLTRILREKGSQNGCLLAGDDISEDKALELARGFPGLKGMDLAKEVSVKQSYEWRSSVWNLETDSHPELADAELPHHVVAFDYGVKHNILRMLVARGCRLTVVPAQTPASEVLALNPDGVFLSNGPGDPEPCDYAIAAIKEILETDIPVFGICLGHQLLALASGAKTVKMGHGHHGANHPVQDLDTGVVMITSQNHGFAVDETSLPATLRPTHKSLFDGTLQGIERTDKAAFSFQGHPEASPGPHDVAPLFDRFIDAMKKRA